DNA sequence from the Hyalangium ruber genome:
CGTCGGAGGGTGAATCGAAGCGGCGGCAATCGAACCCGCTCCGGGCGGTGCGAAACCTCTAGCGAAATCGCGCTCTCACCTCGATCAAGGGGTAGAGCGCCCGCCGATCTCGGGGAAGCGCTCGTAGGCCCGCAGAAGCGTTTCCAAATGAGCGGGCTTGTCGAGATCGAGCGGCGCATTCGTGAGCCGGACAACCCACCCGCTCGTCGCGGTGCGCAGCGAGCGCGCCAGCAGCTCGGCGTCGCGTGCGGGGTCCGGGAAACCGATGGCTTCTGCGGCAGCAGCCGACCAGTAATTCACCCATCCGAGGCGGTGCGGAATCTCTGGCGCTCGGATTTTCTCTGGGAGCTTGAGCGCTGGCAGCCCGCGCGGTGGGGGTTGCGGATTCGTCGCCCAGTTTTTCGTCTGGCGCGCGATATCCACTCCCGCACTGAACGGCGTCGCATGCCCCCAAAATGCGCTAGCACCTTCCGCGATGCTCACCAGCACCTCGGCAGCCGCCGCGATGCCGTCTCCGGTCAGGGGCAACACCGCATGAATATCAAGCTGGGCTTGGCCACCCGGCGAGTGGCCCGCAGGTAGTTCCAACCCAGTCACCGTAACTCGGAAGTCATCATCCCCGTTGCGGAGGAGTGGAAATCCACGCCCGTTTGGCCTTCCTCGGGCGAGCCATGCTTCTCGCTGCGGCACTGGGACGCGCTGCCCGTCACTAGAAATCGTCCACTCCAGGCGCAAGCCAGGAAGTGCGCGCTCCATTCCCTGAACAACTGCCAACGGGCGGCCATCATTGCCCACGAGGGCGGGCGCGTAGACGATAATGGCAAGTTCATTCTCTTGTGTAGCTGGCATCTCAGCACCACTTCATGACTTCGATGATTCCATCGAGATCCGGGGCCGCGAGTTCCAGAGCGGCTTTGTGCGCGAGGCTCCGCACGCCAACCCGGAAGTCAAATCCACAAGCCAGAGCGAGAGCGCGCTCATGCCGCAACTTCTCTACCTGACTCTCGACCACAATGGCTCGAAGGTCGGGCGGGTACGTGTCGAAATTGTCGGTCTTGACCTCCCACAGCGTGCGCGTGGCCAGTTGTAGCGCGTCAAAGTGCTTGCCATTGACGAGCACATCCCAGCCGGGAAAGCTGTTCTGCGGAATTGGGTCGGCGCATTCGTTGTGCGGATCATTGCCGCCCCGATGCGAAGCCCGCTTGGGCATGCATTCGGGGCGACGATCATGAGGATCCGAGGAGACTGGCGGGTCTGGGGGAAACCAATCCCTACCCAACGGGGACCCTTCCCGCTTGGCCTTTCGATTCGCGACGGATTCCTGCTCGTTGGATGGCTGTGCTTGGGTCTTGGGCTTCCCACGCTCGCGGGAGGCGTTCCGCTCATGCGCATCCAGTTCCTCTTTTATGGCGACTGCCACCGCCACCACGCCAACAACAATCACTGCTCCGACGACGATCTCAGGTGCCGCAAAGACACAGAGCCCCATGCCCACGGCAGCTGCCCCTGCGGAGGCGACAGCGCACCTTCCTGTGACATCGCGGAACTTGACCCGATCACGGTCGAGAGCGTGGTAGCACTTCTCTACCAGGCTCGACCATTCGTTGGAGGCTTCTTGCACCACGCAGTGCCCATCATCCGTCCAGGGGTACTGCGCCGCCCGCTGAAGGTTGGCGATCCTCGCGTCCTGGGCGAGTGGCACTGTCGGGCTCGGCTCCATCGTTGCGCAGGCCGAAAGAAGTAACAGAAGTGCGATGCAGGCTCGGTGCAGCATGGTCGCGACCTCACGGAAGGGATTCTGCCTGCGTCGTTCGACAGCGAGTGCGCCCGAGTTTGGCAGCACGCCCCCTTGGAGCGCCAGATCCTCAGAAATGCCGAGCGATGCACTCGGCCCACAACACACCAGGCTCAGAGAACACCTGCTCGGCACTTGCATCCATCAACACCCAGCCTCCTCGAGCAAGCTCCTGTTCGAGCTGTCCCGGTCGCCATCCCGCTACACCTGCAAAGGTGAGCGTATCGCCTTCCAGTGCCACTCCCTCGCGCCAGGAGAGCCCCTCCAAAATCCGCCGCGCCCCTTCTGGGTTCTCTCGCGCCCGAATCAGCGTCGTGCGGCGCTCGGGCGTCACCGGGCCTCCCCAGCGCATCACGTCCGCGGGTAGCGGCGTGTCTTGAGGCGTCCGCAGCCGGTTGAGCACCAGCCCCCACGTCCGATCCGGACCTACCTCGATCAAGAGCACCACCGTCTTGTCGAAGTTGCGGTCCACCCGGCCCGGTCGCGCTACGAGGAACAGGCCTGCACGTGGCGGACGCGAGGCGCGCTCCTGCTCCTGAAGCCAGTCGAACACCCTGGGCAGGACGCCGAGCATCAGCAGCGCGGCGACGACCACCAGGGTGAACAAGAGCCTTGGGGAGGGCGGCCTCACGCCCGGAAACGTAGCACCGTGACGGGCACTCCCCTGCTCCGGGAAGAAGTCCGGGTCCGCTATGTTCCCTCCGGCCCTGAGGGTGCTTCATTCGGCGCCTGCGGAGGAGCGTATGGGTCGGCGATGGCTTCGGTGGGGACTGGGCATGCTGGCGGTCGGCGCTGTGGCTCTCGCAGCCGGGCTCGCTTGGTGGCTCCGGCCGCTGTCGGCGCCACCTCCTTGTGAGCCCGGCACGGTGGACCCTGAACGCCTGAAAGCCCACGTGCGTGCTCTGTCCGAGACGTTCCACCCTCGGGACTCCCTCCACCCGGAGAACCTGGAACGAGCCGCGACCTATCTCAGCGAGCACCTCTCCCGGGCCGGTGGTCAAGTGGACTCCCAGACCTACCGCGTGGGCGACACCCGCTACCGCAACGTCATTGCTCGCTTCGGTCCCGAATCGGCGGAACGCCTCGTCATCGGCGCCCACTACGACACCGCAGGGCCGCTGCCGGGCGCGGACGACAATGCCAGCGGAGTCGCCGGCCTGCTCGAGCTGGCCAACCTCCTGGGCCAGCACCCACCACCGGTGCGCGTGGAGCTCGTGGGCTTCACGCTGGAGGAGCCGCCCTACTTCCGCACCGAGCACATGGGCAGCCGGGTTCACGCCAAATCCCTGCGCCAGGCCGGGGTGAAGGTTCGCGCCATGCTCTCGCTGGAGACCATCGGCACCTTCACGGACGCCCCGGATAGCCAGCACTACCCCATCCCTCAGCTCCGGTGGCACTACCCCTCCACCGGAAACTTCATCGCCGTCGTGGGTGAGCTGAACGATGGCGGCCTCGTTCGCCAGGTCGCCACGGCGATGCGCGCGGGTGGCCCCCTGCCCGTCGAGTTCCTCAACGCTCCCGCCAGCCTCGAGGGCATCGACTTCTCCGACCACGCCAGCTACCAGGCCGAAGGCTACCGCGCCGCCATGGTCACCGACACCGCCTTCTTCCGGAACCCGCGCTACCACGAGCCCACCGACACCTGGGACACCCTGGACTACGCGCGCATGGCCCAGGTCATCCAGGGCGTGCATTGCGCCGTGCGGGAGCTGACCCGACCCTGAACCGCGGGGCACCCCGGTTGACGCGCAACCGCACGGAACGATAGGGGGCAGGGCCGCTTCCCTGTTCCTCGAAAGGCCTCCGCTCCCATGCGTCTCGCCATCGTCCTGCTGACCCTTGCCGCCAGCTCCGCCCTCGCCCAGGGGACTCCCTCCGCGCAGGCCAAGGCGGGCGCCAACTCCACCATCACCGTGCGCTGCATGGATGACTGCTCCGTGCGGTTGGATGGCAAGGCCGGCATGCGCAAGGACCCGCGCACCTGGGAGTTCAAGGACGTCGCCCCCGGCCAGCGGCGGGTGGAGGCCACGGGTGGCTTCCTCAACCGCTCCCTCTACAACGGCTACGCCGACGTGCCCGCGGGCATGCGGGTGATGGCGCAGATCAGCAGCAGCAACCGGCTCACCATCACCGAGAGCAAGCCCCTCACCGAGGAGAAGGAGGCCAAGGTCACTGGCACCACCCCCTCCGTGCTCACCATGCGCTGCCCCAAGCAATGCACCGTGTCCGTGGATGGCGCGCGCAAAGGCGCGGGCCAGTCTCAGCTCGTCGTCGTACGCGACCTCCCCCCGGGTGAGCACACCATCGAGGTGAAGTTCGTGCTCGGCACCAAGATGGTGCGCAGCCAGCTCGACATCCCCGCCGGCAGCGAGGTCTTCGCCACCGCCACCGAAGGGGGCATCACCATCACCAACAGCAAGCCGCTGGGCAAGTAGGGCCTCAGCCCCGGCAGAGTTCTCCGAGGATGCGCACCGCCTCCCGCGCCGCCGCCTCGGGCCGAACGCTCGTGTCCGAGATGCCAGCGATGACCCGGGTGAGATCGTGATCCACCGGGCGCTCCTTGCCCGCCCACCCCTGCCCCGTGGGCGCGGTGAGGTACGCCGAATAGCTGTGGTGCCCCGAGCCCGGGCGCTCGCCCACCACGTGGATCAGGGCCCTCGGCAACGTGTCCGCCGCGTCTCCGAAGAGCAGCTCGCCGATCTGGTAGCCCGCTCGCACGCGCCCGTAGCGCACCACCAGGTGCTCGGATGCCACGCGGTAGTTGGCCGCCTCCAGCTCGCGGCGCAGCGACTCCAGGAACGGTGCCAGGTGCCCCGCATCCATGAGCGAGCGCGGATCCAGCCCGTCCGAGATGACGAGCTGCACGTCCCACTTTCCATCCCGGCCAGAGCGCAGCGCCTGCACCTCGCTCACCGACTCCACCGCCAGCCGCTCGCCCGACACCGGATGGAGGATGTAGTCGCGGCGATCCGCCGCCTGGGTGCGCAGCCGCACCGCCTGGGGAATCGTCTCGATGAAGGCGGCCGACAGCTCCGTCCAGATGCCCCGCTTGGCGTCCTCGTAGTGGCCGCGCACCTCGCGATCGAGCCCGGGCTCCAGGTCCCACGGGTGCTCGCCATACCCCGTCGCCAGCGCTACGCCGCGCGCGCGCACCTCGGCCATCTGCCGCTCGGCCTCCGCCAGCAGCTCCGCCTCCGGGCGCGTGTCTCCCTTGCGCCGCCGGTACTGTGCATAGACCCAGCGCGGGTCTCCGAAGTGCTCCGTGGGCTTGCCCTGCGCGTCGATGACGCCCAGCTCCTGGAAGAAGGCCCACATCCGGTCATCCACCTTCAGGCCGAAGCGCTCGCGCAGGCGCACGTGGTCCTGGAACGCCGTCGTCAGGTAGCTGAGCATCGGATCATTGCGCGTCGGCAGCGCCATCAGATAGCCGGGGCTCGCCGGGGCGATCTGCTCCTGGCACCAGCCCAGGTCATCCAGCGACACGTCCATGTGCAGCGTGGAGCAGATGTCCAGGCCGATCATCAGCCCGTGCAGCTTGCCCATGACGATGTCCTCGAGGCAGCAGCGCACCAGC
Encoded proteins:
- a CDS encoding YqgE/AlgH family protein, with the translated sequence MRPPSPRLLFTLVVVAALLMLGVLPRVFDWLQEQERASRPPRAGLFLVARPGRVDRNFDKTVVLLIEVGPDRTWGLVLNRLRTPQDTPLPADVMRWGGPVTPERRTTLIRARENPEGARRILEGLSWREGVALEGDTLTFAGVAGWRPGQLEQELARGGWVLMDASAEQVFSEPGVLWAECIARHF
- a CDS encoding DUF5953 family protein, producing the protein MPATQENELAIIVYAPALVGNDGRPLAVVQGMERALPGLRLEWTISSDGQRVPVPQREAWLARGRPNGRGFPLLRNGDDDFRVTVTGLELPAGHSPGGQAQLDIHAVLPLTGDGIAAAAEVLVSIAEGASAFWGHATPFSAGVDIARQTKNWATNPQPPPRGLPALKLPEKIRAPEIPHRLGWVNYWSAAAAEAIGFPDPARDAELLARSLRTATSGWVVRLTNAPLDLDKPAHLETLLRAYERFPEIGGRSTP
- a CDS encoding DUF6310 domain-containing protein; amino-acid sequence: MLHRACIALLLLLSACATMEPSPTVPLAQDARIANLQRAAQYPWTDDGHCVVQEASNEWSSLVEKCYHALDRDRVKFRDVTGRCAVASAGAAAVGMGLCVFAAPEIVVGAVIVVGVVAVAVAIKEELDAHERNASRERGKPKTQAQPSNEQESVANRKAKREGSPLGRDWFPPDPPVSSDPHDRRPECMPKRASHRGGNDPHNECADPIPQNSFPGWDVLVNGKHFDALQLATRTLWEVKTDNFDTYPPDLRAIVVESQVEKLRHERALALACGFDFRVGVRSLAHKAALELAAPDLDGIIEVMKWC
- a CDS encoding M28 family peptidase; the protein is MRALSETFHPRDSLHPENLERAATYLSEHLSRAGGQVDSQTYRVGDTRYRNVIARFGPESAERLVIGAHYDTAGPLPGADDNASGVAGLLELANLLGQHPPPVRVELVGFTLEEPPYFRTEHMGSRVHAKSLRQAGVKVRAMLSLETIGTFTDAPDSQHYPIPQLRWHYPSTGNFIAVVGELNDGGLVRQVATAMRAGGPLPVEFLNAPASLEGIDFSDHASYQAEGYRAAMVTDTAFFRNPRYHEPTDTWDTLDYARMAQVIQGVHCAVRELTRP